Within the Lacerta agilis isolate rLacAgi1 chromosome Z, rLacAgi1.pri, whole genome shotgun sequence genome, the region ATGTAACTCAGTTCTGGTTGGATGGCCGAATCTTGATTGTGCTGCTTATATACCCAAGTCTCTTCTGTGGCTGAGAGTCTCATGGCTCTTTTAGTCCCCTGCTGTGAGAAGCTATGGTGGTCAGAGTCAatctctttccctctcctgtGCATTGGTGCTTCAgcccccttctctccttcccctccaaaGCTCTATATAAGATTAAAGAGGGGCAACTGTTGCAACCTCCCAGTGCAGCATCTTTAATTTGGTTCTTAAGAGCAAGTGTGTCTGAAGAAGCAACTCTAGTTGAGTTTTAGGCAGAATCTTAAGACATACACATttggtaaaaaaagaaagaaaggaatgtaTTCAAGAGtaagaaatgtaagaaataagGAAGTACAATTCTCAATCTGTTCAGGCACTGGTTGTGGTGGGAACCTTTTGCAAAAATCTGTAAACTAATCCCACATCCAGTATGAAAAAGATACCATTTTCTGTGACTGAGTCTGTTCTGTAATTTATAGGCTTTCTAGCTTTCATGGGGTCCTTTTAACCATCCATGTAAACTGAAAGCTTCTTAATGTAAATTTCAAATGTCTCCTACATTAACTATTAGTTATTCAGTAAAACATTGTGTACAGTTAAGACAGCTTTAAAGTTTCAGTAACTTGAATCTTCCTAGTCGGGATGTAATTACATTCTATAAAAGGCTCTTGAGACTTAAGTCTCATTATTCACCCGTTTCtttactccttccttccttctttccttctggtttttcccccttttaaatagGGTTTCCTTTTAAGAATGTAGTTCATTGGCTTAAGCATAGCCTCTTAATTTCAGATAGCTGGTACAATTTTGTGTTGTGAGTCACTCTTGTTGACTGGCttaatttttttgctttgttttggcatttgtgggtggggggatgatgggtgttgtgtAGTAATGTGTGTTTtcctattgttttgttttttctcttgcaAAAAAACCtcattaattgtgtgtgtgtgtgtgtgtatgtgttttaacaATAGCGGAAAAGGAAACCCTGCCTTCAGCCCATCCCATCCATTGCTGCCTTTGAGACAAAAACAACAGAAGTCCCTGCAGGGGGAGGACAGTTCAGGTAGGCACCTATTTCTCTTgtgaacataggagccaactcctaggggctgagggggctttgcccccccaaagttgatgggcatttctattcaaatggtgtacttgcaccacatcatgtgatcaattatgaagggtggggcttacctggacccccccccataatttattcaagttggcatccctgcttGTAAACAACTTGATGCAAAAGTAATAGCCACAGCACAGAACACAGTTTTGGGTGTTTGGTTCCTCTGAAGtcgacaatagaaagctcctattACTGAAAGATCAGGGTTAGGATTAAGAACTGAGTTTGCCCCACTCTGAGTCTCTGGAACTGTAGCTGGGTCAAGCAACAATATGGCTAGTTTAATCTCATTTGTAAGAAAGGAAAGAGATGGGGATAGTATTGGGTCCTGGCTTAcgtttccttcccttcccctcccacccgTGTGATTCAGTCATTGAGAACTCTATCCCTTCTCCCAAGCCAGACAGGGTACCTTGTGATTACAACAAACTTTTGAAGCTGTTGCTCTAGATTGTTGGATGTTGCTGTGAGTATTTTGGTAGGGGAAGGATGAGCGGTTTTGGTTAATCTGAGCACCATTTGCAGAGAGAATAACTTTGATAGTGAATGCCTTTTTGTGGTGTTGCTTGGGCTGATGTGGAATAATCTTCTGACCTTCACAGTTCTACTCATACTATGCATATGTATAAGGTAGAGAAACTCTGGCTGCAGCTGTACTTGGCTATTTTATATCAAGAATTCCCCCTACCAACTACTACTGAGGCTTCAGTCCTAAGCATGGTTATTTGGAATTGAGTTCCACTTAGATTAATGAGTTTTCAGTGCCAATTAGCAACTCACGATACCTAGGCTTAAAAACATGTGTACTTGTCATTATAGCGCAGCAATTTTGAGCTATGCTATTTATGACAGCAGTTTTATACTGCCCTCTAATGGTGAAATCTTGTTAAGGGGACATTTTGTAATAATAGTGTAAAAGAGTAAAAGAATTAAAATCAAGAGTGTTTGAAAAGTTGTCCAacatcctttatatatatatctatatatatatttgtagatCAACGGCATCGTTCTAATTCATTGACAAGAGTAGATGGGCAGCCACGGGAGTCAATCCTTGCATGGCCAGAGAAGAAGCAAAGGTAATATATACTGGATGATATTGTATGGGAAAGGCACCTTAATATCTTTGCATGCTGTTGACATGTGGTATGATTTTATTGGTAAAAATGTTGATAATGGTGTTCATGCAGATAGCGTAGTAGTTTTATGGACTGATAAAAATGCAGCAAGCTACCGTTGATCCAGTGGTGAAGTGTTGAACCTGGTCATGAAAGAGTTTTGTGCCTTGTTTTCTGTGATGGGGAAGTGCATAGCATCCTCTTTCCAgtctgtaaaatggaaataataatgtcCTGTCTCAAATAATGGTTGGATTCTATCCGTGGAGTGAAAGTGATAGCGTCCTATCTCAAATAATTTTTGAATACCAATGTGTAAATAAGTTCTTGGGACATTAGCATATTATGATAATTAATGTCTTTAGAATTAGTCAGCTCTGATTCTTTTCCTTGAATTTCTGCTTCCTATGAAGGCCAAAATTCAATGAATTACACAAATTCATGTGAATTCCATAGATAGATGGGCAATTTCTGCTAATGCACCCGTATCAGTTCTAATGGACATTTTGTTACTTCTAGACCTGTTTCTCAGCCAGCACCATTTGCGCTTCATTATGCTGCAAGCAGTGATGCAGACCCTAGTTCTGGTGACAGCATTAGCTTGGCTCGGTCAATCAGCAAGGACAGCCTAGCATCAAACATTGTCAACATCACTCCAAAACAGCAGCCTCAGTTTGTACCAGTGAAAAGCGATGGGAAAAGTTTGCTGAACAATGTAGAAatagaggatgaggatgaggatgaggatgaggaatTGATTGCAGTAATCTGCCCAGATGCTACACTGAACCATGGCAACCTGGAACTTCAGAGTGTGCCAGCGAGATCACCTAGTCAAGTTGCAACCGCATGGGCTCAGAAATCACAAAGCGAAGCCTCCAAAAGCAAGACAGATAGCTTTTTCCTTGAGCCTTTAATGCCTGCAGTTCTACGACCAGCAAAGGAaaaacaatcaatcaataagGAGGATGAAtgtggggaaggaaagaagagaggCTTTGTATCAAAGAGAGTGAGTGAAGGGCCCATGGCTTTAATCCGTAAGAAAGCCAATAATAATCATGCAGATCACACCCTTGGCAGAACTTCTAGTTCAGAATTATCAGCAGTTGCTGGTTCCAGCATGGCAGATCCGTCAGTGCACTCAGAAGTCAGAGGAGAGCCCTTCCATCCCCAGGCAATTAGTAGCTTAGATACTTCATCTCTAGAACATTCCTCCACCAAAGCACACGAGGATTTGGCTTGCAGTACAAATGTTGGCTACATGAAAAGTCCAAATTCTCGCATTTCAGACACCTCATGGACAATGATCAGGCAAGATTCTGATTCAGACATTCTGGATATGGAGGAAGTCGAACAAGATTTAGTGTCAGACGACCATCCAATAATTGCCAAGTATATAGGAGAAGAGGAATCAGCAAAGCTGCAAGAAGACATGAAGGTTAAGGAACATGAAGATAAAGATGATGCCAGTGGACGTTCAAGTCCATGCCTAAGTACTATTTCTCAGATAAGCAGCTCGTCTGTGACCAGTGGGAGTGCCAGAATGACTAACTTTGCTGAACGGAAGCTTCAGAGATTGAACAACTATGAAACAAAATCCAGCACAAGCAGCTCACAGAAGACTACACCAGATGGATCAGAGTGTTGTCCTGCCCTGTTAACCACATGGAAGCAGAAGAGGGAGCAAAGCCCCAACAGGCAGAGCAAAGATAATGTTAACCTGCTGGCTTCTGAACTGGTGCAGCTTCATATGCAGCTGGAGGAGAAGCGGAGAGTAATAGaggctcagaagaagaagaaggaggtgtTGTCGGCCAGGCAACGGTTAAAACTTGGCAAGGCAGCATTCTTGGGTGTGgtgaagaaagggaaagggactgaAGTTGCTCAGCCACTTAAGCCAGAGCACTTCACAAAGGAGTATTCAAGACACAATGGGGAAGGCTTGGATGCTACTTTGAACTCTGAATCTGAGGAATGGGATGAAGACACCCTTGATGCTCTTGAAGTGCCCAAAGTAAAGGCCCAAGAAACTGTTGCTTTTGTTGAGCAAAACAATCCAAAAGAACCCACTATAGAGAAAAGCAAAATGATTTCTGCTGCACTTCTAGAAGAGAACATCGAATCTGCTGAATGTGATCTCCCCATTGAGAAACTAAATGAAGTGATCATTGCCCTCCGGCAAGATGTCCTGAAGATTTCTCGGCAACAAGAGCGTCTCATGAAACAGCCAATGGCATCATCACTGAGAGGCGTCTCTCAGGACCAAAAGATAAAAGCACCAGTTCATTTTGTCGAATCTCTGTCTCCTACTGACATGAGTAGTCTCCCTAAGCCACCATGTCTCGGTCAAGGACGGAGTCCTCACTCAGGGAGACCATCTGAACTGAAAGAGGGTAAGGAGCGTCAGCAAGCCTTGATGCGCATCAAAACCCTGACTCCTAGCACTGACACCTTGCCACACTTAAGGCAGTTTCCATCAAACAATTCATCCAAGACCCTGACTGAAGCTACTGTTGAAAATAATTTTGACCTGGACTGCACTAGAGAGAAACAGCGAGCAGGATTTACCCTGTCCACTTCCAAAGACACAAATATCCTCTCTGAGGCTCTCAAAGATGTGAATAGCAACATAGAAGACATTAGCTGTGCTTCTTGTGATAGCTCAGGGAAAGAGAACATCCCAACAGAGGAGTCCACGAGAAGCAAAGGTAGTCTTATTGAAGTAGACCTGTCTAATTTAAAAGCCCCAGATGAAGGAGGAGAAGCTGAAAGCCAAGGAGACTCCACATACCTGACTGGTGAAATTGATCAGAAGTCAGGAGTTAGTTTTTTCTTTAAGGTAAGAACAAAACAAGATAGTGTTGTTGAATACCTGATTATTTGGCACAACAGTAATCTCACCTTAACACCTACTTTTAACTGGGGTGGGCTGAATAGTTCATTTTGTACATCCCTATCCTACATGTGCTGGGTTTGGTGATGTGAGTGAGTGGGAGCATCATGCATagttagatttatttattatttaaaaatagcatGCTAATTTAATGCTTAGTGTGTTGGCATCCCTTaatatctctctccctctgtgtgtagATGTTCTGGCAAATGTGATTGAAGCAAAGGTGCAACAGTCTATTTGGCAGctcagaaatacagtggtgccccgttagacgaatgcctcgctagacgaaaaactcgctagacgaacggcattcgtctagcggaagctgctccgcaagacgaaaaagtctatggggctgcttcacaagacgaaaaattttcgtctttttttgttttgtttagcggagcgcagctgtcattgctgcttcgctagacgaaaaaccgctagacgaaaaaattcgtagaacgaattattttcgtctagcggggcaccactgtaagttgCCACAAGGGTGGTCAGCTGTACCCTGTGTTGTCAATGGGATACTTATGTGCATGAGAGGAAAGACCATTATATATCGCTTTTTGCTAACAGGCACTATCTGATGACATATTATCATTATCGTCATTTATATACCAATctttatctgaagatctcaggtgGTTTATAGTGACAGGTATTGCTGAACAATCCTACATGGGTTCAGAGGGGAATGCAGCAGTGGATTCATCACCCATCCCAACTCCTGCTGGGCTGTGCTCGCCATGGCATTAGGCAGTTGCGTGATTTTTCCTTTTCATTGTACCAGCTCCaactgactggcaacagttttGCAACCTCATTCTCCCTGTGGTGGTATTTTCTGCATAGTTGTGGCGTCTGTATGCTATATCCTGCCTTATGATGGTTTGTAATTCCCTTAGTGTTCTTTCATTACATATGTTTGATAATGAAAAGGTCACTCAGTGCAGTATATGCAAACACCTGTCTCATTTAAGATTACATAGAACTTCTAttatagggtgagctcccattgctcggtccctgctcctgccaacctagcagtttgaaagcacatcaagtgcaagtagataaattggtaccactctggtgggaaggtaaacggcgtttctgtgtactgctctggttctccagaagcggcttagtcatgctagccacatgacccggaaaaactgtctgcggacaaatgtcggctccctcagccaataaagcaagatgagcaccgcaaccccagagtcgttcgcgactggacttaactgtcagggctccTTTTTTTAAGAACTTCTATTCTCAATAATGATAGAACTCACAGGTggagaatacttttatttttatatatgtttgtgtgagtTAATACTTAATACTTTATTATCCCTTTGGCACTGCatctttgtacttttttttttgtccttccaGTCTGTGACTCTTTATAgtttacattttttattctttgttttcttgctttttgttagcacttttcttatttttgtaacaaatcaattaaaaacatttaacaaaaatgcaatgcaatgaaaaGACAGTAGAGAGTACCTGGATGTTTGCTTCACAATGTCTATGAGATTCAGtgggattattttattttctgtgttttcaGGGCCCATCTATTCCCATGATTGTAATctgttttagctgttttaaatTATCAGTTATTATAACCTGCTCAGGAACTTGCTGTTGAagggcagatgatgatgatgatgatgatatgtgtgtgtatctcaTTCCTTAATGGGACTCCAAATGGAGGGTTCCAAGCTGCTTTCTTACCCAAGCACTGACCAGATTCCAGACCGGCTTAGCTACGGAGAGGTTGCTGAAATCACCACCTTCAATTAACTGTCCTGGGGTCATACACTGCAGAGTTTGTGAGCTTAGCAAGAGGGCTGACATTTGTTGCAAATAGGGAAAATGGCAGCTCCATAGTTAAAGcagccaaaaaaatatttttctcggCTCAAAGAGATGGAAGTCATGAGATTTTCTTCATAGCCTCATACAGCATTTGATATTTCTACACCCCACAATGCAAAAACACTACTTCTCACTTGAATTTTAATTTGACAGGATGGGCAGAAAGCAGAAGACGAGCTTGCAAAGAAACGTGCTGCTTTCCTCTTAAAGCAGCAGCGCAAAGCTGAAGAGACACGCCTTAGAAAACTGCAGTTTGAGGCAGAGGCTGAACAAAAGAGAGATGAAGCCCGGTAAATTAAATTTCTTGCCACACAGTATACAGATGAGTACTTCATGCTTTTATGTTCTCACTTGAGAAATTGGTAATGATGGGATTTGAAAGCTGCCCTTTGCCTTTTCAGTCGTAAAGCTGAAGAAGACCGCATacggaaggaagaagagaaagccCGGAGAGAGCTCATCAAGCAAGAACACCTGAGAAGAAAGCACCAGCAAAACTTGGAAGAACAAGGCCGTGGGAAGCCCAAACCCAAGCCCAAGCAGCCAAGGCCAATATCTGTTCATCAGGAAGAATCCTATAGCAACTTGGAAAGAAAGTGTTCTTCTATCCGTAAGTAGCAGCACTCATTTTGGTTCCTATAACAGTATAATAAAGTAACTTTTTTCATTGTGTAACACCCTTTTTCTTTTGCCAGCTGATAATCTAAGTAGTGCTCAGTCGGGTTCTAGCCTGTCTTTGGCATCTGCAACGACAACTGAACCTGAAAGTGTTAATTCTGGTGGCGCACCTTCCAAACGGTAAGAGAAAGCATAAAGATTTAGGGATTCTGATGTTGAAACATActttggggtggggaactttgCCCAGATGCCCCATCCAGCCTGCAGTAGTAGCCATGAGCTCTCTGCAAAATAGAGATAATTGCAACTTCTAGGTAACAATAGTGTAGTAGCGACTGTCAAGAAATTGTAATGGTGCACTACTTTTAAAGTCCTCTCTATTAGTGAATGTGAAATAGTCATTGGGGCAATATAAATAAATTGTCAGTGTCATGAGTACTGTAAACAAGATTAACAAGCAATTTATTCATGAGCTCTCCCCataaaaatgtgacacacacATAAGCACTCCcttgtttttttgtgggtgtgTAGGTGCTCCattctgtatatgtgtgtgtgtctgtctttgtctttctacacacacacacacacacacacacacacacacacacacaccaatttaagAGACTATTTCATGCTTCTGACAAAGCATGCTCTAGCCCACAAGAAATATTCTAAAATAATTTGTTAGTTGCAAAtactatggattttttttaaaaaaataaagcaacttAGCATGTCTACCCCTCTGAAGCACATCTCTTTTCTGAgatagagggagagagagagagagcaaaatgtGGGGAGATGGAAAGTTGGACACActtgctttccccccaaataatatgGTAGCTATGAACACACTGCTCATGTTCTTCTGATTCTTCTGACAGAGTGAAATCAATGGAAACCTTGCCCATATTGAGCAGGAACCCAAGTCGAAACATGGAGAGAGACTGGGAAAACACCTCAGCAGCCTCTTCAGTTGCATCAGTAGCAGAATATACTGGTAAACCTAATACATTTTATCTGTACCTGTGTAATTAATGATCAGGATTATATAAATCTGGTTGCCAGTATGTTTAACAGTACAGTGCAGTCTTCATTCTGTGGTCTCATGCTGAGGCCCTATGAACAAAAAGTAAGAAGCTGCTTTGAAacagtcaggccattggtccatctagttcttctcagagtagactcattgtaATTAATGAACCTTATTGATGTCCatcaattttaatgggtctactcttgagtaggactaacactggatacaaccctgttTAATGGGACTTTTATCATGGGATTTAGAAGCTTTGCAAACTTGCAAATTTGCCTATTTAAATATTCCTAGTGAAATAAGGAAGaaatttaagtgtgtgtgtgttttttaaaaaaatctgcctttTCATAGTTGCGCAATGTAGTTTGTAACACTGATAAAGGCACATGAGGCTTTCATTTTAGCTGAGTTATCAAGTCACTTGTTTAAAATTTATCTGTTATTAGGTCCAAAGATGTTTAAAGAGCCCTGTGGCAAGTCAAACAAATCAATTATCCACAATGCTATTTCCCACTGCTGTCTTGCTGGAAAAGTGAATGAGCCTCACAAGAATTCTATACTGGAGGCAAGTATTTCTGAAAACAAGAGTTTTGGAATTGGTCAGTTGATTTCCATGCCCATTGTTTGATGTCTTCCAAGCATATCAGTACACACTAATAATATATTACATATAATTTTAAGTATAAATGCAACTCTTTGTAACATGCACAGTTAGCATTGGTTTTAAaaattttgcttgttttttactTTGTTACTGTCCCCATATTGAATAACCCTGATCCCTGGGACACAGTGCATTTGCAGTGTGGATACTTCATATGGAAAGCTCTTGAGTGGCCAGCTTGCTGGTGTGTAATGCAGGTCAAGCTTAAATCATAATCGACTGGTTTATgcataatgctaaactgtggtttattaaaCTGTGGCTTATATGGTTTCTTAAATAATGGCTTAGTGTTTTATGTGTAAGGTTTGACCAGCAACTTATAGATTATTTactgcaaggatggggaatctgtggccttccaaatagATGCTTCTCAAACTGAAAACTCAAACTCATCAGTGGCAGATCTTGGTATCTCAAATTTAAGTGATGCCAAAATCTGGCACGCATCCCCGCCACCTCTTGCTTTCCATTGGATGTCTTAGTTGTGGTGCCTACTGCAACACCCCAGAAGCTCCatgcccagtgtgaccaaaccagTCATGCCCTCTTAGATCTGCCTTTGCTCTCTTCAGTCCCAACttgcatgaccaatgatcagagAAGATGGGAAGTTCCCCACTGCTGGCTTACTACCAACAACCCACTGAAGTCATGTTTGTTGTTGGTTTTCGGACTTTAATTTAACTATGGCTTGGTGTTACATTGAATCCAGTACTCGGTTTGTTTGGCCACTCCACTCCAGAAACTCATCAAACTACAAAAGCATGAGGAAAGAAAATACAACAGACTTGGGAGGAAAAAGCCAGTGTTTGTTTTATCAATTGTGGCACAACTTGTGGTTAACTCATGGCTTGTTTAAAAGAATCATTGCTTAGTGTTATGCAAACCAGGTCATTGTGGCACTGCAATTTAGAAGTACCATATGTATTTCCTGACCTTCATCTTGGGTATGTTAGACATTGCCAGCAGTGTGCTGGGCTCATTTAGCAG harbors:
- the CAMSAP1 gene encoding calmodulin-regulated spectrin-associated protein 1 isoform X4; the encoded protein is MADVDACAGGDSTRRKMDALADSAAEIVPLELYDSARAKIAANLQWICAKAYGIDNIPDELKDPFYIDQYEEEHIKPPVIKLLLSSELYCRVCSLILKGDQVAALQGHQSVIQALSRKGIYVMESDDTPVSELDLSCAPIKMSPHMAMIDALMMAYTVEMISIEKVVESVKCFSTFSASKELPYDLEDAMIFWINKVNLKMREITEKEVKLKQHLLESPGHQKSPSKWYWKLVPVRYRRDHLSNRQLPFFPLLEDLMKDCSDGAALLAVIHYYCPEHMKLDEICLKEVTSIADSIYNIQLLREFSNEYLSKCFYLTLEDMLYAPLVLKPNMMVFIAELFWWFENVKPDFVQPRDLQEVKDAKTMLQQKSSRLPLPISNATKRSFMVNPAASSSADVQLPVQLPLESCNSGKGNPAFSPSHPLLPLRQKQQKSLQGEDSSDQRHRSNSLTRVDGQPRESILAWPEKKQRPVSQPAPFALHYAASSDADPSSGDSISLARSISKDSLASNIVNITPKQQPQFVPVKSDGKSLLNNVEIEDEDEDEDEELIAVICPDATLNHGNLELQSVPARSPSQVATAWAQKSQSEASKSKTDSFFLEPLMPAVLRPAKEKQSINKEDECGEGKKRGFVSKRVSEGPMALIRKKANNNHADHTLGRTSSSELSAVAGSSMADPSVHSEVRGEPFHPQAISSLDTSSLEHSSTKAHEDLACSTNVGYMKSPNSRISDTSWTMIRQDSDSDILDMEEVEQDLVSDDHPIIAKYIGEEESAKLQEDMKVKEHEDKDDASGRSSPCLSTISQISSSSVTSGSARMTNFAERKLQRLNNYETKSSTSSSQKTTPDGSECCPALLTTWKQKREQSPNRQSKDNVNLLASELVQLHMQLEEKRRVIEAQKKKKEVLSARQRLKLGKAAFLGVVKKGKGTEVAQPLKPEHFTKEYSRHNGEGLDATLNSESEEWDEDTLDALEVPKVKAQETVAFVEQNNPKEPTIEKSKMISAALLEENIESAECDLPIEKLNEVIIALRQDVLKISRQQERLMKQPMASSLRGVSQDQKIKAPVHFVESLSPTDMSSLPKPPCLGQGRSPHSGRPSELKEGKERQQALMRIKTLTPSTDTLPHLRQFPSNNSSKTLTEATVENNFDLDCTREKQRAGFTLSTSKDTNILSEALKDVNSNIEDISCASCDSSGKENIPTEESTRSKGSLIEVDLSNLKAPDEGGEAESQGDSTYLTGEIDQKSGVSFFFKDGQKAEDELAKKRAAFLLKQQRKAEETRLRKLQFEAEAEQKRDEARRKAEEDRIRKEEEKARRELIKQEHLRRKHQQNLEEQGRGKPKPKPKQPRPISVHQEESYSNLERKCSSIPDNLSSAQSGSSLSLASATTTEPESVNSGGAPSKRVKSMETLPILSRNPSRNMERDWENTSAASSVASVAEYTGPKMFKEPCGKSNKSIIHNAISHCCLAGKVNEPHKNSILEELKKCDAKHYIILFRDAGCQFRALYCFYPETEEIHKLTGTGPKSITKKMIDKLYKYSSDRKQFNIIPAKTMSACVDALTIHNHLWQPKQPVVPKKTQTHK
- the CAMSAP1 gene encoding calmodulin-regulated spectrin-associated protein 1 isoform X3, whose amino-acid sequence is MADVDACAGGDSTRRKMDALADSAAEIVPLELYDSARAKIAANLQWICAKAYGIDNIPDELKDPFYIDQYEEEHIKPPVIKLLLSSELYCRVCSLILKGDQVAALQGHQSVIQALSRKGIYVMESDDTPVSELDLSCAPIKMSPHMAMIDALMMAYTVEMISIEKVVESVKCFSTFSASKELPYDLEDAMIFWINKVNLKMREITEKEVKLKQHLLESPGHQKVRYRRDHLSNRQLPFFPLLEDLMKDCSDGAALLAVIHYYCPEHMKLDEICLKEVTSIADSIYNIQLLREFSNEYLSKCFYLTLEDMLYAPLVLKPNMMVFIAELFWWFENVKPDFVQPRDLQEVKDAKTMLQQKSSRLPLPISNATKRSFMVNPAASSSADVQLPVQLPLESCNRYSLHPEEFEYLGKGNPAFSPSHPLLPLRQKQQKSLQGEDSSDQRHRSNSLTRVDGQPRESILAWPEKKQRPVSQPAPFALHYAASSDADPSSGDSISLARSISKDSLASNIVNITPKQQPQFVPVKSDGKSLLNNVEIEDEDEDEDEELIAVICPDATLNHGNLELQSVPARSPSQVATAWAQKSQSEASKSKTDSFFLEPLMPAVLRPAKEKQSINKEDECGEGKKRGFVSKRVSEGPMALIRKKANNNHADHTLGRTSSSELSAVAGSSMADPSVHSEVRGEPFHPQAISSLDTSSLEHSSTKAHEDLACSTNVGYMKSPNSRISDTSWTMIRQDSDSDILDMEEVEQDLVSDDHPIIAKYIGEEESAKLQEDMKVKEHEDKDDASGRSSPCLSTISQISSSSVTSGSARMTNFAERKLQRLNNYETKSSTSSSQKTTPDGSECCPALLTTWKQKREQSPNRQSKDNVNLLASELVQLHMQLEEKRRVIEAQKKKKEVLSARQRLKLGKAAFLGVVKKGKGTEVAQPLKPEHFTKEYSRHNGEGLDATLNSESEEWDEDTLDALEVPKVKAQETVAFVEQNNPKEPTIEKSKMISAALLEENIESAECDLPIEKLNEVIIALRQDVLKISRQQERLMKQPMASSLRGVSQDQKIKAPVHFVESLSPTDMSSLPKPPCLGQGRSPHSGRPSELKEGKERQQALMRIKTLTPSTDTLPHLRQFPSNNSSKTLTEATVENNFDLDCTREKQRAGFTLSTSKDTNILSEALKDVNSNIEDISCASCDSSGKENIPTEESTRSKGSLIEVDLSNLKAPDEGGEAESQGDSTYLTGEIDQKSGVSFFFKDGQKAEDELAKKRAAFLLKQQRKAEETRLRKLQFEAEAEQKRDEARRKAEEDRIRKEEEKARRELIKQEHLRRKHQQNLEEQGRGKPKPKPKQPRPISVHQEESYSNLERKCSSIPDNLSSAQSGSSLSLASATTTEPESVNSGGAPSKRVKSMETLPILSRNPSRNMERDWENTSAASSVASVAEYTGPKMFKEPCGKSNKSIIHNAISHCCLAGKVNEPHKNSILEELKKCDAKHYIILFRDAGCQFRALYCFYPETEEIHKLTGTGPKSITKKMIDKLYKYSSDRKQFNIIPAKTMSACVDALTIHNHLWQPKQPVVPKKTQTHK